The Vitis vinifera cultivar Pinot Noir 40024 chromosome 18, ASM3070453v1 region ATCTCTTAGTAAAAGATTTTATTGTGTAACGTTTAGTGTTACCCATTTTCTCGTTAACACAAACCATCATGTTAGCAAGAACATGGAAGTCATTGCTTTCTTTAGCATGACTATTCATTTGAACCTTTTAGACGAGTTGTGTCGTCACCGTGTTTATAAGCCACCCTTTAGGGCTTCATATAGAAAAAgctttatttgaaatattaggGTTTGTtcttaaactattttttaacttaaaaaattcatttgactattttttcattaaaatcgATGTTTTAAGCAAGTGGATCACCTCAAATGAAAAACCTTTTTCATCCTTAAGTAGTTATAGACCACTTGTAATGACACAATTATCCAATTGCCttttgatatttataattattggGAGTCTATATGTTATTCTCCGCTTGAAACAAGTAATAACTTTTTATAATAGAGATGAACCATTTTTATTATaagttataataaaaatgattcccctttaattataataaatgaatttaaaatataattaaaacggaagatatgtaaaataataataataatatgtatttaaatggataaaaaaaaatgtgacttAGAACATAACTTAAGGTGAATGCTCTGTAAATGAAAgtatttcaattgtttttgggtatccatttttatttctaatgctaaaattaaaaaataaacttaagatacaaacttatttaaaattttagttttcacttaaaattattatttttttgtacttATTTACTTTTCCCTTCCATATCTTtactcaattttgtttttttatttaacacgaattcctttaaaaaaaaaaaagagttaaacTAAAAACCAATaagaataatagaaaataatgcatCAAGCCTTCAAAATTACcgaaacaaataaaattaaaatgataaatacatgaaaaatataaaaaataagtgaagattaagcattaaaaataataataataagagagtttgataattaaaaagaaattggaaagaGATAGAGACTAATTTGTAGTAgggaataatattttatttttatatttttagttttaattatatttcttaattaagcttttaaaaattaacaagagaattaaacatagaaaaaaaaatagaagataaaaaaaattaaataaatgagaaagatatTACTTTGTAACgagaattaatatttatatatatatatatatatatatatttatttatttatttattttcaattataattgaCAACACCTAACcaagattttttaatttgaggGGGGTTCCCACccgtttttctaaattttgttgtAAAAACATATATGAGTATATTTGGCCATGcaattaagaaacaattttctgtttttaaaaataaaaaatcgtttttaaaaactcaaaatacAGTTTGGCCATTATTctccattttcaatttttaaaagtaaagtgaaataaaaaataatttttatggaagaagaagaagttgttttcattggttgttataaatgaaaaggaaaatataaaggaattaaaaaaatcataaaataaaagtaaacataatattattatttttctctctccatTATCGAATAccacaaaaaatatttaaatatgatattcatTTGAATTAcacatatttttatgaatttcctttagcttaataaaaaatttcattaatcaattaaatttaaaatcaaattgtactttatacataaaatgaaaatgaattaatttttaaaataatttaaaactcataaatcaatttaattagtattagaaaatcataaaatttaataacattataaagttatatattaaaattcattttaaatgtaTTGTCTAAACTCTTATTTGTATGTAATCATAttgttgcaatttttttttcactagaaaAATAAACTCAAAATCAAGTGAGTTGGATtctattaataaattaataatttttaaaaataatataaaattaaaataatgatccaattaatacaaaaaatttatggataaaatttGATCTAAAATAATTCTATTGTTTATCTTATACataaaaccataattttttttattgtttacactaaataaataaacttgaaatttaataagatttaatgtgttagatttattaataagtctagtaattcttaaaaataatttgaaactcaaataatgatccaattaatacaaaaaatttatagacaaaaattgttgtaaaataactttattgttttccttttatgtagaatcatatttttataattttttttattaggcaaataaaatctaaatcaaataaaatttaatgcattgaattcattaatgagtttagtaatttaaaaataataattttaaattcaaataatgaacctattaatatatgaaatttatagaTAAACATTGGTTCATAgtaaactttattattattattattattattatttgtatatgattatatttttataattttcttacaAGAGAAATGAACTTCAAAGCAAcactttatattaaatttgttgatggatttaaaattttttaaaaataagttggaactaaaaaaaaaaaaaataaaagcataacAAAAAACAATGGACGAAAACttatatgttatatattatGACTTTACTATTTCTTTCATAtaaacaattatatttttaaaattttctcataaaTAAATTCTAAGTTAAGCAAGacgtaattaataattaaaattctttaatgaatataaaattaatctaattaattgaatattaaatcttaattaatctaataaattgaatattaaatcaaaatattctaaaatatcatTGTAAACCCCTTAAAAAgaccaatgttttttttttattttatgggaTTTAGCTGGGACCACCCGAGAGATGGGGAGCTTTCTTGGTAGGATGGGGGGGACCCCCTTTCTGGAAGAGAGCAGCTTCATAGACACGGCAGAGGGCATGGATGGTCAGGTGGGTGGTTGAGGAGGCCATGCCTGTTGAGGGAAGAACAGTAAGGCAAGTAGGGGCTCGGCAAGGAAGAGGAGAAACAGGAAGAAAGGGAGAAAGAGGAGGAAGGAGGAGgcctaggattttttttttttagggaggtGTGGGGGATATTCAGACGAGAGAGAGGAGGGTGGTGCTGTGGAATATTCAGGTAAGGTCCTCTGTTAATCTATGAAGATTATTTTGTGATTTGCTGTGGGCATCCAAAACCACAAATTTGTTTTAATCAAATACGATTGCCTACATGtgcttgctctgtttttgctttttgtaattttgttgatttttcccCTGCAAGAGGTTGGATTCTCACCTGGGTTTGATGTTTGATTACGACATTGAGAACTTCCAGTTCTCTCCACCCTTGCATGGCCGGTCATGGCCACATTGAACCTATACCATGCCCATTACGCCCATTCCCCTCACtcttgcatggccatgcatagCCATGCATGGCCGCATCCTTTCATGCCCATATCCTCAAGCTCGCTCAGTCAGCTGAATCAATGGCGGCATTGGAGCTTCTCCTCTCTCATGCTCGACACCATTGCACTGCCAGAGCCAGAGCTTCATctctagggttagggttagggttaggacTTGCTTGCGACAATGGCATCTCCTGTGGAATCAGTCCAGTGCTTTGGGCGGAAGAAGATTGTCGTGGCCGTCACCTACTGCAAGCGCGGCCGAGGCCTCATCAAGATCAACGGCTGCCCAATCAAGGCGGTGGAGCCCATCCTCCTTCTCGGTCGCCACCGTTTCGCCGACGTTGACATGCGCACCCGCGTAAAAGGTGGTGGTCACACCTCCCAGATATACGCAATCCGCCAAAGCATTGCCAAAGCCCTCGTTGCCTTCTATCAGAAGTACGTCGATGAGCAGTGCAAGAAGGAGCACGTGGACGTGCCGAGAAAGCGACGCGCGTCGGCTGCCAGTCTCCGACATTTATTCCGGCGTGGTGGTGTCGGCCGCTGCCGCTGCGGAGAGGTGGCGAGGGTGTTGAAGCCAGGTGGGGCGAGAGGGGAGGTAGGCTGTGAACAGATGGGTGCCTTGGGCTTGCCAATGGCACGGATATGGGCTTGAGTTTGAAGCCCAGCCCAAGCTTGTTGATAGGGGGTCTCATGGCTCCTCAAGCTAGCCACCCTCATGGCCCAAGTCCATGTTGAGCTAGCCCATTTGGTTGCctcaattccaaaaaaaaaaaaaaaaatctctatacCTTTAATCGTTCAAAAATCCCATggcttaatttaatttttcaataaattcgtttaaatcttgttttcatccattagaattatttatcccatattaTCTAGCTGTTTAAAGTCTAAATCTTTCAAAGAAATCATAtgccttaatttaattcttcaataattagtccaaatctcattttcattcatTAGAATTATTTATCCCCAtattatctagttatttaaagtctaaatctttcaaagaaatcacatatcttaatttaatttttcaataattagttcaaatctcattttcatccgttagaattatttatctcatattatctagctatttaaagtctaaatctttcaaagaaatcacatatcttaatttaatttttcaataattagttcaaatctcattttcatccattagaattatttatcCCACGTTATCTAGCTATTTAAAGTTtaaatctttcaaggaaatcctacgtcttaatttaattcttcaataattagttcaaatttcattttcatccattaaaattatttgtacCATATTTATCTagctatttaaagtctaaatctTTTAAGGAaatcatgtcttaatttaattcttcaataattagttcaaatctcattttcatccattagagttattatcccatattcatttagttatttaaagtctaatctttcaaaaatcccacgtcttaatttgatttttccatcctaaaaattttacaattcgcttaaaccttattttcatcaattagaattatcaTCATATATTTACCtaattatttaaagtctaacTCTTCAAAAATCCCTtatcttaattcaatttttcaacaGTCCATTCAAACCttattcgtctaaatgttatCTTCCTTAAGtagaattattatcatatatctatttatttatttaaagtccaattcttcaaaaacccaacgtcctaatttaatttttaaccctaaaaattccactattcttttttatttgtttaaatgttattttcgttaattagtattattatcctatattagtttatttatttaaaatccaatCCTTCAAAGATCCAATGCCCTAATTTCATTTTCCAagtcctaaaaattccactattcgtctaaatgtcattttcgttaattaggaattattgtctcatatttatttattcaaagtttaatccttcaaaaatccaatgttataatttaattttcaatcctaaaaattccactattcgtctaaatgttatttttgtcaattagAAACTCTATacttgtttatctcttttaaaaatctcaatcattgaacttaattttcaaccctaaaaattccactatccttttttattcgtttaaatgttattttcgttaattagtattattaccctatattagtttatttatgtaaaatctaatccttcaaaaatccaatgtcctaatttaattttcaatcctaagaATTCCatctttcgcaattatttacctaatctttattatttcaccattgttattattccattcatttacttatcCGCTCATTTAAAAATCCAgaactctcaaatcattttcaaaattccaatctcgttcaaatttaatttctaaaattctcattctcacgtTTAATCTCTAAAAAGCctgatcttcaaataaactctaaaactccaattttccaatgatcttcgagattccaatttttcaaataaatttcaaaaatccaatttcccCTCAAATAGTTTCCATTTCGCTCtggttttcaaacaatcttctgttcctcttgattttaataagcatgaatgaatttttcgtAATTCCGgaataatggaatctgtgacattaattcatgcaaaataaacgggctgtggtgggggccctacataagtgattttatgattgattgatttattgttTGATTGGATTATCATATGTGATTGATTTATCCTACTCTCTTACATGCATGAGGTTATTCCTAAATTGTGCACTAACTctctctattgatagcgcatggtaGATCGTTGtccaggtatgtacccattt contains the following coding sequences:
- the LOC100243853 gene encoding small ribosomal subunit protein uS9; the encoded protein is MASPVESVQCFGRKKIVVAVTYCKRGRGLIKINGCPIKAVEPILLLGRHRFADVDMRTRVKGGGHTSQIYAIRQSIAKALVAFYQKYVDEQCKKEHVDVPRKRRASAASLRHLFRRGGVGRCRCGEVARVLKPGGARGEVGCEQMGALGLPMARIWA